From the genome of Anopheles funestus chromosome 2RL, idAnoFuneDA-416_04, whole genome shotgun sequence:
TTACGCGAATGGGTCAGCAGTCAACCGCATTTACCACCGGTCACCGAGTTAGAGTTGATCCTATTTCTCCACTCAAACTACTACAATCTGGAAGCGGCACAGCGTACGATCGAGTGCTACTATACCTTCCGATCGAGCTGTAAGAATCTGTTCGGGAACAGAAATCTGGAAACAAGTGCGATACAGATGGCCATGGATGTACTGTAAGTTTGGACACAATGGAACATGAATTGATCAGAATTGGCACGATTTACTGAcgcaaaattacaaattaattcCAGAGACCTTGCCATCCTCCCGGAGTTGACGCCCGAAGGTTATAGAGTCATGCTGGCAAAGATCGTTGATCCGGATGCAAGCAAATTTTCTCTCAGCTCATTGCTGACCTTGTAGGTGTTATGAAttacttattatttttttattatgtgtaATTAACTTTTTCCCTCTTGCCTTGTTTAGTGCGATCATGTGTGTGGATATACAACTTTGGGAGGAAGGATGCAACAATGGTTCAATTCTCATCATCGACATGGACGGTATTCACTTAGGCCACCTGCCCAAGCTCGGCATATTTACGCTGAAAGATCTGCTGTACTTCATCCAGGAGGGGCTACCAATACGACTGAAAGGATTACATCTGGTCAACGTGGTACCTTTCATCGATCGCATCATGACCATGATCAGACCGTTCATGAAGAAGGAATTGCTTGAGATCTTTCATTTACACACCAGCATGCAGACACTTTATCCGTATATTCCACAGCATCTCCTGCCGTCCGATTATGGTGGTGTGGCACGGTCACGGAAAATACTAAGAGGTAGGTTGAAGAGAGTAGACGTTTGAGCAGGTGCAATACCGctgttattttaattattcacaattGCTGTTTTATTTAGATAACTTGTACAACCATACTACCGAATGTGGAGACTTTCTGGCCAATTACGATACGTTAAAGCGCGTGGATGAAAGCAAACGTATTGCCAAACAGCGTACAATGGCTAATTTGTTCGGGTTGTTCTGATCTGCAATTTCTATCTACGCGCTGTTATTaagccgttttgtttttttgttttattaccttTACTAAAtcttttatcaaaaattttactttttcgtttcatatTACCTTTTGGctttagttttcatttttgtttgaaggatttcttttttaatgttattatatTAGATATTATGTTTATCATATATTTTGAGCATTGATAGCGTCGTTTAATAGCGGTTattcaaaagaaagaaattattttcttatcagCCCAACAAAACGGTTTGCCGCCAAATCGACACGttcgcctgaaggtatgcaataaaatgttatatCGGTGATACCCATAAAAGAAACTCCACTTTTGGTCGGATATGTCTCTGTACAATTTTCTTAAGCATTAAATAACCATCAAGAGCCCTACATCTTTCTATTTGATAAATTCTTAATCCTGTAATAACATTAAATTCTAAATATTAATTAGTTAAATTCCCTTCACGCATTACTTTATGACATACACTGTATGACACACAGCGTTGTAAACATTCCCGATAAACCGTGCCGCTTAAATATTCGTGTTTGTCTTCATCACGAATAAACGGACGAACCTTTGTTATTCGAGACTTCACAGCTGACGGACGCATCGATGTTCGCTAGCACAGTCTCTTGAAGATTTTCCGGCGAGAATTTTCCCACCGCCAGGAAAAGTTGAGTGAATTGTGGTGAAACGATCAGTTAACTGTAGTAACTACATCGTTTTACTGCTGTTAAGTTTATACGTTTTGCGGTTAGTGAGTGAAAGTGGAAAGTGCCGAATTGTGTTCATGTGGAAAGTATGTTTTTTCGGGGTGAAATTTTGATACTCGCGATACACTCTCCGCCTGTGTGCATGTGCGTCTTTCGTCCAGCATTTAATGGGTAGAAATTTGGCCTCAAAAGTGTACGCCTGTGTATACAAACGCGCCCATACCTTGACGGTGTTGACCCTCAACCGCAAGGACGGCGAGTGGTGTTCTGTGTGGTGTAGCTGagttaaatttgttatttttaattcccGGTCTTTCGTGCTACTTCGCAATGTtgcacatttcattttttcgcaCATTGCACACGAACTGACAGGTGCAACATCTTGCATGTTTACGAACCGTCTCTTTCCACAGTTAATCACCGGTGCGATAAACAACGGAAACCGTTCGTTTCGTTAGTGGTCAATGTTTTTGGGGCGAGTGGTGTGCGTTAAATTGTGTTGGCTTGTGTCACCCGCCAGCAAGGAATCGGTAAAAACCGTCCAAATTGTGATTAGTAATCGTTTATCAGTGCGTCGTGCGAGTTCGAAGGGCGAACCTGCGCAGTGATTGGGCGAAAGGGAGTGATTGGGTTTTGCTGGGCAGTAGCAATAAACATGCAGTGATTAAAGCAAGAAGAACAAGACCCACCGTCCGTTTCAGTTCGGTTTCGTGAAGCCCAATTCGCGATGGTTGTAATATAGAAGGGTTTTGCTTCTGGTTGCAGTCTGATGTTCATCGCAATGTTTGGCTGTGCGACGGGACCGTTCCAAAGGTCACACCAACAAGAGCAGCGCTAGTCAGTGTGCCCCTCCGCCTAGCGTGGTTTGCTAGTTTGCTCACTGCACGTGTGAGGCAAAAACACCTCAAGACAGTGTAATCAAGACAGTAGTGCATGTGTGTGCGCGGTAACAACTTCAAACGTCATACCAGCGGTGCCTGCTTATATAATTTTGTCCCGTCTACCAAAGAAAAGGGATTTGCATGTAAGTAAACAAAGTAACCACCGTCTCCTTCAACAGCTCTTAACCAGCGTTAACTCACACGGTGGTGTTATTTGGTCAAAATTCGACCCATCTAGTTAACTGTTTTGTGACACGTGACGTCATTCCCTGACAATTTGTTCAATATAGAACAGCAGGCTTGTGTGGTGGAAAAGTGACAATGAAAAGGGGAATCGTATTTCACGGAGCACGCGGTTTATTTCGTCACTcagctcaacaacaacaaaaatgcgtTGAGAATTTGGAATGGCTCTCTATTCTCACGCAACCGTTTCTTATCGTTTGCGGGCATGTGTAGCGccgatagctctttctcattGCAATCAATGAAGCCGGCGCCACGAGCTGTCATATGACAACCTCCCATAACAacgtgttgttgctgcttgttGACCCGTCGTACGCGGAGCATGCGTAAATTCAAGGTCGATTTCCGTTCAGTTTACTCTCCTATTTTCAGTTTGATAAGCGATATGGTGGGGTTTTGGCTAGGAAGGAAGAGAGGAATGAAGTAAATAAATGTGTAAACAGTATTTAGACGAGAGTTAGAAGGGCTGGAAAATGTCTGGAAAATTACCTACAAATAAACAGTTACTTCGTCATTTATCGTGCACCATTGAGATAAggagtatttattttattttattttgtttcgagATAGTTGTAGCGATTGTTTGCCACCTGAAAGTGTTctaatttgtatgaaatttcctgaaaaaaaacattaaacacaacaaaatggaacatcaTGGTcgctcttttcttcttttcaatttcctaGACCATAGACAGaacttaaattattcaaagaaTCTTTATTAACACATCGCACTTTGGCAGAGGCAAAATTACATTCTTAGACAGTGATTTATGTTAGCCTGCCGAAATTAACTTCTTCCAAGATTGCTCTTGTTGTGTCATACCACGGAAAGCATCGGTTAAAATAGAAGCCAAACGATCGTGTGAATAAACACGCGCCAAAAACCGTACAACGGCCGAGCGAAATGGTTTGCAACAATGTTGCTAAATTGCCAACAGTATTGTGTCATAGATACGGGCCTGAAGATGATGCTCTTGGCACAGGGGAAACGCACCATTAGACCGGTAGACGGGAGGGAGAATAAAAAGGCAACGTGCTaaagaatgtgaaaaaatatttacatgtgTGCCAAATTGGTCGGAAAAAGGAAAGTATACTTTCTGCTTGAGTTGGTTATATAcgtaaatgttttataattattgttaTATTAGTGAAAGATATGAGTGGATTAAGTGGGTATATACACTAAATAAACAGTTAGtttttgagatattttttcTAATCCAAAAAACTCCTGGATAAGTAGTGTTTTCTATTGAAAAAAGCCACATTTATCAGTACGATtgtttaaagcaaaaatgcaGGTGCTTTAAAAATTCGAAGTTTACAGTATTCATTtcgtgttttaaaaataaaaacattttatttttaaacttatttcaacaaattcgcaaatacatcaatttataaattttgtttaatgtccttaaaaaaagctaaggctaaaAGCTAAGATTGGaatatttattgaatttctttttatttttttattattttttaatcttttttttatttaaagcattatttgagtaaaaagttactttttcaacaaattcgcattaaaatacatcaatttataaattttgctaaatatccccaaaaaaaagctaaggctatagccttaggagattggcaaatttgtagaattttttgggaaatgttaacgagatgagattttttttcgaattaacagccattcttctgttttaaaaataatatttacattcacaataatgctatacaacacgtacgtactttaaacggcactcgatttttctaaactttacaatatttaaccACATTCAACCgatctaatttttgaatttgtatttgtttacctgCCAGCAAAAATCGAGCTATACTGGCTAACTAACTAATCCTTAATTAACCACAAGAGATCTAAAAGTTCATGTACTTTTAAAGAAATTCGCTCGATTCACTGTTGATGAAAAAAGCTATTTAAGAGTTCCTGCAGAAGTTGATGAAAAAAGCTATAAAAGACTTCTTACAGATGGAGATAAAACACATgctaaatcaacaaaaaatcatctaaAGGTGTTGAACAATATATCATATGTTACCAAACATCATGCCGAGCATAGACTGTCTCTACAAATGCTATTTCTCTTCTTCGGTTAATATTTATACACCGACAAAAGACAATTGAATATTCGGTCGAGATGAAAGTAAATTTATTACAACGATCAcgcattatttttctaatagttttttttttataaaattcattaaactaaaatttatattcatgatttattttatctctttaatgaaaaaatatatgcgctatttaaatataatcgGTATTTAGGtgtggaaagatttttttcccatttcaatTGTATGAAAAGATGCTCTTTTTTCTATAAAGACTAAAATACTGACATAGAACATGCATACGAATAATGACGTTCGATCCGACTTTTAACGCATTTTGTAAAACCCATTCCCAGCAAATATTGGAGACGTAGTCGTTCTCTTTAAATTAACCACGCCACGTGTAAATTTACTATTCCCGATTCGCACTGCCAAGAACAACAAACGATCTAAGCATTTACTAGTAACCCAAGTTGCTTACAATAACAAGTTACAATTTGCATACGTGTCGCATGCTGCTTCAGCTTTACAGCAAAACAATGTGTGCACAATGTTATTAAAATGTAAGCAAATGTACAATCAAATCGTTTCGTTCATCTAACCTACCGGACCTTTCGATTTCTCCGCTCGGAATCCATTTAGTAGTAataagttttgtttcattgaaaCAAGTGTAAACGGCTGCCGATTATCTTCACCGATTGACGGTTAACCACAGcggagaacaaaacaaacaattaaatcGCGTGGCTTTTGTGGCTTCCTTATCCTTGCCATCCTTGTCAGGGAAGCGAGTTGAACGTACGTAGAATAGCAATAGCTCTTCCAATACAACAAAACCGCACAATTATTATATCTGCAAACCACAGTGCATCGGCTTACACGGGTCTATTCATTGGTGGAAGGAGAGAGAGGTGGTCGCTTATCAGCACTAATATTCATCCTGCGGTGTGTCCGTGCGGTACAAATTCGTACAATGCGAAAGATACGCAGATGATCATCATCTTGATGTGCGGTCCCATGTATGATGGGTCTTATCGGTGTGTCATAATGACACTCGATTAGAGGTTTTATAATACGCAGCTTCATCGTGTTGATAGCAACGCAACATACAATGTTGCCACACTTCAAGAGCATCCGTCTAGCGTGTGAtcgatcgtttgttttgctgcttcccTAAGCTAGCTCTGGTCGCGTTGGAATTGGGACACAAGGTCAACGTTTCAAACTTCCAATCGACCTATCCCAATTTTCACTGCAAGACACCTTAATTGGGTAAAATGTTGAGGGGAGAATTATGTGCCGAAAAACGATCCAAAGATCAAAGTCTAGCCACTGGACGCATGCTAATTGAGGCAATAACCGAACTCTGGGTCGTCTCCCAGACATTGAGTGTGTTTCACAAGTGGGACAAGTATGGACTGCAGATGAACTGCATCGGCCTCATTTGTAGTTTAAGTGCCTTTAATTGTTCTGAAGATGACATGACAGTGGTCTTCCAAAACACCAACAAGAAACAATAAAGTCACATCCAACATAGATAGCttggttgttatttttttttaaacgaaatttTCTGATTTATTTCGGCAATGAGTTGCATATAAGAAgggtttaattttctttgtgagTCATAATAAATGACAAGACAATATGATCAGCTGTTGGGTTCGTGTCTTCCCCAGGAGTGGCGTATATCAGTTGTGTCAATTCAAATGAAAGATACGGTAACATCCAGGATTAACTTAATTAGGACTGTTGTAATGACTGTCAATTGCATCTTGTTGAAGTGAgggtgtgtgttggtgtttaAGCATCTCttatcttttttattgttcaagAGCACTGATAATTGTTGAAGGCTCAGTTATACCACCATTGAAACTGCACCTTTATCGCAACAGAAAAAGGAACCCGGCATTGTGAAACAGACGGAGAAATCATTTCCAATGCGTACCTTTAGTACACTTTCATCGAAGTCATTAATTACGACAATAAAAACTCAAAGCTCAAAAAATTTCTCTTCATAAAAAACTCCCAGTTCCCTCACCTTCTCTTGATACGCATGGAATGTTTTGGAATGTATAAAACA
Proteins encoded in this window:
- the LOC125765534 gene encoding alpha-tocopherol transfer protein-like, coding for MKSIQFANVDDQYRKYAGELLASDVQKLREWVSSQPHLPPVTELELILFLHSNYYNLEAAQRTIECYYTFRSSCKNLFGNRNLETSAIQMAMDVLDLAILPELTPEGYRVMLAKIVDPDASKFSLSSLLTFAIMCVDIQLWEEGCNNGSILIIDMDGIHLGHLPKLGIFTLKDLLYFIQEGLPIRLKGLHLVNVVPFIDRIMTMIRPFMKKELLEIFHLHTSMQTLYPYIPQHLLPSDYGGVARSRKILRDNLYNHTTECGDFLANYDTLKRVDESKRIAKQRTMANLFGLF